Proteins co-encoded in one Corynebacterium lujinxingii genomic window:
- a CDS encoding MFS transporter produces the protein MTKAQRWGFFAVVSLGLFMIGLDNSILYTALPALERSLGAGPSEGLWIINAYPLALSGLLLGTGTLGDRVGHRKMFLIGLVIFGAASLAAAFAPGTGELIAARALLGVGAAVMMPATLALIRLTFPDERERNTAIGIWGAVAVVGGALGPVVGGALLEHFWVGSVFLINVPIVAAAIVLTFMLAPPNMPDPGKSWDVISSVYSLIALSGLTMAIKQTANTQSTKLLIGAVVACVVGAWLFVRRQARLEDPLLTFDIFRSRMFTGGVLAAAGGMFVMAGAELMTTQKLLLIDDFTPLKAGTTVAAMALAAIPASTLGGAFLHKIGFMPLISGGFAAAVVGALALGVGASSQSIALEVAALALLGLAAGSVMSVSSIAIIGAAPMNRSGMAAGVEEVSYEFGTLTTVALTGSLLQRGLNNGATYTDAYVNVLVVLAIGAAALCLATVWCFRGNPKSGGVLA, from the coding sequence ATGACCAAAGCGCAGCGCTGGGGCTTTTTCGCCGTCGTATCGCTCGGTCTGTTCATGATCGGCCTGGACAACTCGATCCTGTACACGGCGCTGCCGGCCCTGGAGCGCAGCCTGGGCGCGGGCCCCAGCGAGGGCCTATGGATCATCAACGCCTACCCGCTGGCGCTCTCCGGCCTCCTTTTGGGCACTGGCACGCTTGGCGACAGAGTCGGTCACCGCAAAATGTTCCTCATCGGCCTCGTGATCTTCGGCGCCGCGTCACTTGCGGCGGCGTTCGCACCGGGCACTGGGGAACTCATCGCCGCCCGGGCCCTGCTCGGCGTGGGTGCTGCGGTGATGATGCCGGCCACCCTCGCGCTGATCCGCTTGACGTTCCCGGATGAGCGCGAGCGCAACACCGCCATCGGCATTTGGGGCGCGGTCGCGGTCGTCGGCGGCGCATTGGGCCCGGTGGTCGGCGGCGCGCTGCTGGAGCACTTCTGGGTGGGGTCGGTGTTCCTCATCAACGTGCCCATCGTGGCCGCCGCGATCGTGCTCACGTTCATGCTCGCGCCGCCGAACATGCCGGATCCGGGCAAATCCTGGGACGTCATCTCGTCGGTGTACTCGCTCATCGCCCTGTCGGGGCTGACGATGGCGATCAAACAGACCGCCAACACACAAAGCACGAAACTGCTCATCGGAGCGGTTGTGGCGTGTGTGGTCGGTGCGTGGTTGTTTGTTCGTCGTCAAGCAAGGCTCGAAGACCCGCTGCTCACGTTCGACATCTTCCGCTCGCGCATGTTCACCGGCGGGGTGCTCGCGGCGGCGGGCGGGATGTTCGTCATGGCTGGCGCGGAGTTGATGACCACGCAGAAGCTGCTGCTTATCGACGACTTCACGCCCCTGAAGGCCGGCACCACCGTCGCTGCGATGGCGCTGGCGGCGATTCCGGCGTCGACGCTCGGCGGGGCGTTTTTGCACAAGATCGGCTTCATGCCGCTGATCTCGGGTGGGTTCGCGGCGGCTGTGGTGGGGGCGTTGGCGTTGGGGGTGGGGGCGTCGTCGCAAAGCATCGCCTTGGAGGTGGCCGCGCTTGCGCTGCTGGGCCTGGCGGCGGGGTCGGTGATGAGTGTGTCCTCGATCGCGATCATTGGCGCGGCACCGATGAACCGCTCCGGTATGGCGGCGGGTGTGGAGGAGGTCTCCTACGAGTTCGGCACGCTGACCACCGTGGCGCTGACGGGGTCGCTGCTGCAGCGCGGCCTGAACAATGGTGCGACCTATACTGACGCGTACGTGAACGTGCTGGTCGTGCTCGCGATCGGCGCCGCCGCGCTGTGCCTGGCCACGGTGTGGTGTTTCCGCGGCAACCCGAAGTCTGGAGGAGTCCTTGCCTGA
- a CDS encoding FHA domain-containing protein FhaB/FipA, whose translation MDSTVILSARFGLLALLWVFILLVMWTQRKDVVSVGGAARRQAVASAPAPREKARTIAVVAGPLKGSHMEIASLEEFTVGRAGDNDFQLGDDFASSRHARLFRRGSDWFVEDLDSRNGTFVNGVRIDQPERVTVGMDMKMGRTIVRLMP comes from the coding sequence ATGGATTCCACGGTGATCCTCAGCGCCCGGTTCGGCCTGCTGGCGCTGTTGTGGGTGTTCATCCTGCTGGTGATGTGGACGCAGCGGAAGGATGTTGTGTCGGTGGGTGGGGCGGCTCGTCGTCAAGCGGTCGCTTCTGCGCCGGCCCCCAGGGAGAAGGCGCGAACCATTGCGGTTGTTGCGGGCCCGTTGAAAGGCTCGCACATGGAGATTGCCAGCTTGGAGGAGTTCACTGTCGGCAGGGCTGGCGATAACGACTTCCAGCTTGGCGACGATTTCGCGTCGTCCCGTCACGCGCGCCTGTTCCGCCGGGGCAGCGACTGGTTTGTGGAGGACTTGGATTCAAGAAACGGCACCTTTGTCAACGGGGTGCGCATTGATCAGCCCGAACGGGTCACTGTGGGCATGGATATGAAGATGGGACGCACGATTGTGAGGCTAATGCCGTGA
- a CDS encoding serine/threonine-protein kinase — MNTENREELQKLVGSNYELQWIIGHGGMSTVWLADDHSHEREVAIKVLRPEFSSNTEFLERFRNEAMSAQGINSDNVVATYDYREVETDGGFTVCFIIMEYIRGESLADLIAREGQLTEDVALDVLEQAAHGLAVIHRMGLVHRDIKPGNLMITQNGQIKITDFGIAKAAAAVPLTRTGMVVGTAQYVSPEQAQGIKVTSASDVYSLGVVGYEMLSGKRPFSGDSSVSVALAHVSAEPPALPISVSAPARELIEIALRKDPGNRFRDGNEFQLAIAQVRQGLRPAQPGGNTQVVAMEPSATASTQMLANVANERTSRPEGSYPPSAARAVASRRPPAAPQAPVRAANPTRNRPEQEKKSSAGPVVATLLGLALLGVGAAWAYTSGAFDRFTGTTTPTPTPTVATQTEVEDEETETVETTTHHERTTITETHAPGTLRFDEPPEEHNAPEPAPVEPEPEQPAPVESTPAPVPSASVAPETTQQAPAPAPGIELPNLENLLGGGR, encoded by the coding sequence ATGAACACCGAAAACCGCGAGGAACTGCAGAAACTTGTCGGGAGCAACTACGAGCTCCAGTGGATCATCGGCCACGGCGGCATGTCCACGGTCTGGCTTGCCGACGACCACAGCCACGAGCGCGAAGTGGCCATCAAGGTGCTGCGGCCGGAGTTCTCCTCCAACACGGAATTCCTCGAGCGCTTCCGCAACGAGGCGATGAGCGCCCAAGGCATCAACTCCGACAACGTGGTGGCCACCTACGACTACCGTGAGGTGGAAACCGACGGCGGGTTCACGGTCTGCTTCATCATCATGGAGTACATCCGCGGCGAGTCGCTGGCGGACCTCATCGCGCGCGAAGGCCAGCTCACCGAGGACGTCGCGCTCGACGTGCTCGAGCAGGCCGCCCACGGCCTGGCGGTGATCCACCGCATGGGGCTGGTGCACCGCGACATCAAGCCGGGCAACCTCATGATCACCCAGAACGGGCAGATCAAGATCACGGACTTCGGCATCGCCAAGGCGGCCGCCGCAGTCCCGCTGACGCGCACCGGCATGGTGGTCGGCACCGCGCAGTACGTCTCCCCGGAGCAGGCGCAGGGCATAAAGGTCACCTCCGCGTCCGACGTGTACTCGCTCGGCGTGGTGGGCTACGAGATGCTCTCCGGCAAGCGCCCGTTCAGCGGCGACTCGTCCGTCTCGGTGGCGCTCGCGCACGTGTCCGCCGAGCCGCCGGCGCTGCCGATCTCGGTGTCGGCCCCGGCGCGCGAACTCATCGAGATCGCGCTGCGCAAGGACCCGGGCAACCGCTTCCGCGACGGCAACGAGTTCCAGTTGGCCATCGCCCAGGTCCGCCAGGGGCTTCGCCCCGCCCAGCCCGGCGGCAACACGCAGGTAGTCGCCATGGAGCCGTCGGCGACCGCGTCGACGCAGATGCTGGCCAACGTCGCCAACGAGCGCACCTCCCGCCCCGAGGGCTCTTACCCGCCGTCCGCCGCCCGGGCCGTTGCTTCTCGACGACCCCCCGCCGCCCCACAAGCCCCCGTCCGCGCAGCCAACCCGACGCGCAACAGGCCCGAGCAGGAGAAGAAGTCCTCGGCTGGGCCGGTCGTCGCCACGCTGCTGGGTCTTGCGCTGCTCGGCGTAGGTGCCGCGTGGGCCTACACCTCGGGCGCGTTCGACCGCTTCACCGGCACCACCACGCCCACCCCGACCCCGACCGTGGCCACGCAAACCGAAGTCGAAGACGAAGAAACCGAGACCGTGGAGACCACCACGCACCACGAGCGCACGACGATCACCGAAACCCATGCGCCGGGCACCTTGCGTTTCGACGAACCACCCGAGGAGCACAACGCCCCCGAGCCGGCCCCGGTCGAGCCGGAGCCCGAGCAGCCCGCGCCGGTGGAGTCGACACCGGCGCCGGTGCCGTCGGCAAGCGTTGCTCCCGAAACCACGCAGCAGGCCCCCGCGCCTGCACCTGGTATAGAATTGCCAAATCTTGAGAACTTGCTCGGAGGTGGCAGGTAA
- a CDS encoding DUF3662 and FHA domain-containing protein, whose amino-acid sequence MAVMDRLAKLDSSLQRGLDNSMAALFGGKVVPEEIEVLVKQEAQDSLVVTDRDEYVAPNVYAVGVSSKDLENLSQNRDLPADLADQLMRFARNKQWFLDGPVVVRIAEESGLRTGQLRVSSYIDTMPDVVSGFDAIVAEPKKRSRASRSQVKEDAMSEPNTANPANGGDANAQNATVSLLLQDGSSRTYLVHEGSNILGRSNESDFRLPDTGVSRQHAEITWDGQVAVLVDLQSTNGTTVNDEPVDNWMLADGDVITLGHSNIEVRIVGGQDELRVDANQPEFTDSVSHPSTEYFQS is encoded by the coding sequence GTGGCAGTGATGGACAGGCTGGCAAAGCTGGATAGTTCGCTGCAGCGTGGCTTGGACAATTCCATGGCGGCGCTGTTCGGCGGCAAGGTTGTGCCGGAAGAGATCGAGGTTCTGGTCAAGCAGGAGGCACAGGACTCGCTGGTGGTCACGGATAGGGACGAGTATGTCGCCCCGAACGTGTACGCGGTGGGTGTGTCTTCGAAGGACCTGGAGAACCTGTCGCAGAACCGTGATCTTCCTGCGGACCTCGCCGATCAACTCATGCGGTTCGCGCGCAATAAGCAGTGGTTCTTGGATGGGCCGGTTGTGGTGCGGATCGCGGAGGAGTCGGGTTTGAGGACGGGCCAGCTCCGCGTGTCGTCGTATATCGACACGATGCCGGATGTGGTGAGCGGATTCGACGCCATTGTGGCGGAGCCGAAGAAGCGTTCCCGCGCCTCACGCTCGCAAGTTAAGGAGGATGCAATGTCCGAGCCGAATACCGCCAACCCTGCAAACGGCGGCGACGCGAATGCCCAGAACGCGACGGTGAGCCTGCTGCTGCAGGATGGCTCGTCGCGCACGTACTTGGTGCACGAGGGGTCCAACATTTTGGGCCGTTCCAACGAGTCGGATTTCCGTCTGCCGGATACGGGTGTGTCGCGTCAGCACGCTGAGATCACCTGGGACGGCCAGGTGGCGGTGCTGGTGGATTTGCAGTCCACGAACGGCACGACGGTCAACGACGAGCCGGTGGATAACTGGATGCTGGCGGACGGCGACGTGATCACGCTCGGCCATTCCAACATCGAGGTCCGCATTGTGGGCGGCCAGGATGAGCTGCGTGTGGATGCGAACCAGCCGGAGTTCACGGATTCGGTGTCGCACCCGAGTACTGAATACTTCCAGTCCTAA
- a CDS encoding PP2C family protein-serine/threonine phosphatase, translated as MKLALDFVAASDRGLVRGNNEDSAYAGPHLLVLADGMGGHAAGEVASQLMVEHLEHLDRDPEDADMLALLGAAAEDANASIAESVAQHPEQAGMGTTLTATMFNGRQFGLIHVGDSRGYLLRDGKLTQLTVDDTFVQSLVDDGKLAPEDVSTHPQKSLILKAYTGREVEPHLELIEAKPGDRILLCSDGLSDPVTRETIQVALGDGTPEMAAQRLIELALRSGGPDNVTVVVAEVVEAADGTAAPATRAAVKAGALVPAGEDSHPDSSASRAAALLRKSETITPDYNRAKTQEANSADEDEESHTPAKAKQPGTVWPWVVVTLVLLLVLVVGGAMWAKDRTVDEYALTVNEANEFVVEHTSRSNPFAELETEALQHACLSEKGDLRVIAANSTPDDCHVFNVGDLPEDQRASLSDDTFTGSYDDVLGRLNELADDALPGCVDKQTPEDNKCREVE; from the coding sequence GTGAAGCTCGCGCTAGATTTCGTCGCCGCGTCCGATCGCGGCCTGGTCAGGGGCAACAACGAGGATTCCGCGTACGCGGGTCCGCACTTGCTTGTGCTTGCCGACGGCATGGGCGGCCACGCAGCCGGCGAGGTCGCCTCCCAACTCATGGTGGAGCACCTCGAACACCTCGACCGCGACCCGGAAGACGCCGACATGCTCGCGCTATTGGGCGCGGCGGCGGAGGACGCCAACGCGTCGATCGCGGAGTCGGTCGCGCAGCACCCGGAGCAGGCCGGCATGGGCACGACGCTCACGGCCACCATGTTCAACGGCCGCCAGTTCGGCCTGATTCACGTGGGCGATTCGCGCGGCTACCTGCTGCGCGACGGCAAACTTACGCAGCTGACTGTGGATGACACGTTCGTGCAGTCGCTTGTCGACGACGGCAAGCTCGCCCCCGAGGACGTCTCCACCCACCCGCAGAAGTCGCTCATTTTGAAGGCCTACACCGGCCGCGAGGTCGAGCCGCACCTGGAACTGATCGAGGCAAAGCCGGGCGACCGCATCCTGTTGTGTTCCGACGGGCTGTCGGACCCGGTCACGCGCGAGACCATCCAGGTCGCACTCGGCGACGGCACGCCCGAGATGGCGGCCCAGCGGCTCATCGAGTTGGCGCTGCGCTCCGGCGGGCCGGACAACGTCACCGTGGTGGTGGCGGAAGTCGTCGAGGCCGCCGACGGTACCGCAGCGCCCGCAACCCGCGCCGCGGTGAAAGCTGGCGCGTTGGTGCCGGCGGGTGAGGATTCGCACCCGGATTCGTCGGCAAGTAGGGCGGCCGCGCTGCTGCGCAAGTCCGAGACGATCACCCCGGACTACAACCGCGCGAAGACGCAGGAGGCGAATTCCGCCGACGAAGACGAGGAGTCCCACACACCGGCTAAGGCGAAGCAGCCGGGCACGGTGTGGCCGTGGGTCGTCGTCACGCTTGTGCTGCTTCTGGTGCTGGTCGTCGGCGGCGCGATGTGGGCGAAGGACCGCACGGTGGACGAGTACGCGCTGACCGTGAACGAGGCGAACGAGTTCGTCGTCGAGCACACCTCGCGCTCCAACCCGTTCGCCGAACTCGAAACCGAAGCCCTGCAACACGCGTGCCTGAGCGAGAAGGGCGACCTGCGGGTCATCGCCGCGAACTCCACTCCGGATGACTGCCACGTGTTCAACGTGGGCGACTTGCCGGAGGATCAGCGGGCTTCGCTTAGCGACGACACCTTCACCGGCTCCTACGACGACGTCTTAGGCCGCCTCAACGAGTTGGCCGACGACGCGCTGCCGGGCTGCGTGGATAAGCAAACCCCCGAGGACAACAAGTGCCGGGAGGTCGAATGA
- the pknB gene encoding Stk1 family PASTA domain-containing Ser/Thr kinase yields MLIADRYELGDIIGTGGMSDVYGATDVALGREVAVKMLKIDMARDENFRERFRREAQNSARLNHENIVAVYDTGSVETSGVDVPYIVMERVNGMNLRDIVRNEGPLSPERAARFLLPVTRALQASHDAGIIHRDIKPANIMVTNTGAVKVMDFGIARALDDSTSAMTQTSAVIGTAQYLSPEQARGKQADARSDIYALGCVMYEAVTGEPPFEGESPFAVAYQHVQEDPVPPSERISTPLTDNEAVNVDSVILTAMAKHPADRYQTALQMGDDLELLEHGNVTTAARNHLSAAEQDAGHTVVVGDAVREPAPARREAKAPDAERQSRYADHRAAHEKTSNNTLKWLAALLSLLLIGSVSWFVYDYFSADDDPQAPAQEKMVQIPDLTGKPRNEAIAELERLGFQVSVMDEPNPDIKRGDVISSNPAAGSELKAGTPVKLTVSSGREMTDVPDITNLTTDEAVEELKKAGLELNPNVRREASDNIPEGAILSQQPAGGTQIAKGSRIGITVSSGPDMVQVPSLVGLNVEQATATLSSLKLRSTVTKVDSERPEGEVLAVAGENTDVETGTTVELRISNGMLMKMPKITRMDPTEAERIMRDAGWSGRLVEGPTVATGALVDAGLIGHQEIPAGDVVRKDQAIGYNLWKFDAGVLLPQNNAAGAGADTVSPQNAANAVRGVERRLGL; encoded by the coding sequence ATGCTGATCGCTGACCGGTACGAACTGGGCGACATCATCGGCACCGGCGGCATGTCCGACGTGTACGGCGCCACAGATGTCGCACTTGGGCGCGAAGTCGCCGTCAAAATGCTGAAAATCGACATGGCGCGCGACGAGAACTTTCGTGAGCGCTTCCGTCGTGAGGCGCAAAACTCCGCGCGCCTGAACCACGAAAATATCGTCGCGGTGTACGACACCGGGTCGGTGGAAACCTCCGGTGTGGACGTGCCATACATCGTCATGGAGCGCGTCAACGGCATGAACCTGCGCGACATCGTGCGCAACGAAGGGCCGCTGAGCCCCGAGCGGGCAGCGCGGTTCCTACTGCCGGTCACGCGCGCGCTGCAGGCCAGCCACGACGCCGGCATCATCCACCGCGACATCAAACCGGCAAACATCATGGTCACCAACACCGGCGCGGTGAAGGTGATGGACTTCGGCATCGCCCGCGCGTTGGACGACTCCACCTCCGCGATGACGCAGACCTCCGCCGTCATCGGCACCGCCCAGTACCTCTCCCCCGAGCAGGCCCGCGGCAAACAGGCCGATGCGCGCAGCGACATCTACGCGCTCGGCTGCGTGATGTACGAAGCCGTCACCGGCGAGCCGCCGTTCGAAGGCGAATCCCCTTTCGCCGTGGCCTACCAGCACGTGCAGGAAGACCCGGTGCCGCCGTCGGAACGCATTTCCACGCCGCTGACCGACAACGAGGCCGTCAACGTCGACTCCGTCATCCTCACCGCGATGGCGAAGCACCCGGCGGACCGTTACCAAACCGCCCTGCAGATGGGCGACGACCTCGAGCTTCTCGAGCACGGCAACGTGACCACCGCGGCGCGCAACCACCTCTCCGCGGCCGAGCAGGACGCCGGCCATACGGTGGTTGTGGGCGATGCGGTTCGTGAGCCGGCCCCGGCTCGTCGAGAAGCGAAGGCCCCGGACGCCGAACGCCAGTCACGCTACGCGGACCACCGCGCCGCGCACGAAAAGACGTCGAACAACACCTTGAAGTGGCTCGCGGCGCTGTTGAGCCTGCTGCTTATCGGCTCGGTGTCCTGGTTTGTCTACGACTACTTCTCCGCAGACGACGACCCTCAGGCGCCCGCGCAGGAAAAGATGGTGCAGATCCCGGACCTGACCGGCAAGCCGCGCAACGAGGCCATCGCAGAACTTGAACGTCTCGGCTTCCAGGTCTCCGTGATGGACGAGCCGAACCCGGACATCAAGCGAGGCGACGTCATCTCCTCCAACCCCGCCGCAGGCTCCGAACTGAAGGCTGGCACCCCGGTGAAGCTCACCGTCTCCTCCGGCAGGGAGATGACGGACGTGCCCGACATCACCAACCTCACCACGGACGAGGCGGTCGAGGAGCTGAAGAAGGCCGGGCTCGAACTGAACCCGAACGTGCGCCGCGAAGCCAGCGACAACATCCCCGAAGGCGCCATCTTGAGCCAGCAGCCGGCCGGCGGCACCCAGATTGCCAAGGGCTCGCGCATCGGCATCACCGTATCCTCGGGCCCGGACATGGTGCAGGTGCCGTCGCTGGTCGGCCTCAACGTCGAGCAGGCCACCGCGACCCTGTCGTCGCTGAAGCTGCGCTCCACCGTGACCAAGGTCGACTCCGAACGCCCCGAGGGCGAAGTCCTGGCCGTGGCCGGCGAGAACACCGACGTGGAGACTGGCACCACCGTTGAGCTACGTATCTCCAACGGCATGCTGATGAAGATGCCGAAGATCACCCGCATGGACCCGACCGAAGCCGAGCGCATCATGCGCGACGCTGGCTGGAGCGGCCGCCTCGTTGAAGGCCCGACCGTGGCAACAGGCGCGCTTGTCGACGCCGGCCTGATCGGCCACCAAGAAATCCCCGCCGGCGACGTGGTGCGCAAGGACCAGGCCATCGGCTACAACCTGTGGAAGTTCGACGCCGGCGTCCTCCTGCCGCAAAATAACGCAGCAGGTGCCGGGGCTGATACAGTTTCACCCCAGAACGCAGCAAACGCGGTACGTGGCGTGGAGCGCAGGCTCGGCCTGTAG
- a CDS encoding penicillin-binding transpeptidase domain-containing protein: protein MNKSIRFGAVVSLLLILALLVNFTVVQTMREDEYAQDARNSRIVMDLKKINRGNITAGDLTLAESFRNEDTGYYQRAYPNMPWSFAPVVGYASDQFGTAQIESGFNGDLTGDSGSSSRFMRTGLEDAKKGDNVQLTLDPNLQAFAFDQLAKPGYEGAVVAMRPSSGEVLAMASAPSYDPNAIVNPASAGDAWGNVNNDPGKPLLNHGTQDQLPPGSIFKIITTAAGLRNGYTPDSPLTGDAQIMLPGTDVPLTNYGGQACAGGGQVPLRTAFALSCNTAFVQMGLDMGPDALRDAAARFGVGQNYDLGLPNAAGSLGDLPGAAELGQSAIGQRDVTMTALQAAVMAASVANKGQRMAPFVVKQVRDEDGKVLRETKPKSLGEAVTEEEAATITDLMFGSERATWGYDGNGFASKTGTAEHAEGAAPHVWYVAFDPQKDVAVAVVVKNGGNLGEGATGGQVSGPIGRAVLRAAPAPVEGDK, encoded by the coding sequence ATGAACAAATCCATCCGCTTCGGCGCGGTCGTCTCGCTGCTGCTGATTCTGGCGCTGTTGGTGAACTTCACCGTCGTCCAAACCATGCGCGAAGACGAATACGCCCAGGATGCGCGCAACTCACGCATCGTTATGGACCTGAAGAAGATCAACCGCGGCAACATCACCGCCGGGGACCTGACGCTGGCAGAGTCCTTCAGAAACGAAGACACCGGCTACTACCAGCGCGCGTACCCGAACATGCCGTGGTCGTTCGCGCCCGTGGTGGGCTACGCCTCGGACCAGTTCGGCACTGCGCAGATCGAGTCCGGGTTCAATGGGGATCTCACGGGTGACAGTGGGTCGTCGTCACGCTTCATGCGCACCGGGCTCGAAGACGCGAAGAAGGGCGACAACGTCCAGCTCACCCTCGACCCGAACCTGCAGGCCTTCGCGTTCGACCAGCTGGCCAAGCCGGGCTACGAAGGCGCCGTGGTGGCCATGCGACCGTCGTCAGGCGAGGTGCTCGCGATGGCGTCGGCGCCGAGCTACGACCCGAACGCGATCGTGAACCCGGCCTCCGCCGGCGACGCGTGGGGCAATGTGAACAACGACCCAGGCAAGCCGTTGCTCAACCACGGCACGCAGGACCAGCTGCCGCCGGGCTCGATTTTCAAGATCATCACCACCGCGGCGGGCTTGCGCAACGGCTACACGCCGGACTCGCCGCTGACCGGTGACGCGCAGATCATGCTGCCGGGCACCGACGTGCCGCTGACCAACTACGGCGGCCAGGCCTGCGCCGGCGGCGGCCAGGTGCCGTTGCGCACCGCGTTCGCCCTGTCCTGCAACACCGCGTTCGTGCAGATGGGCCTGGACATGGGGCCGGACGCGCTGCGCGACGCGGCCGCCCGCTTCGGCGTCGGCCAAAACTACGACCTCGGCCTGCCGAACGCGGCCGGTTCGCTCGGCGACCTGCCCGGCGCGGCCGAACTCGGCCAGTCCGCTATCGGCCAGCGCGACGTCACCATGACCGCGCTGCAGGCGGCCGTGATGGCGGCGTCGGTGGCGAATAAGGGCCAGCGCATGGCGCCGTTCGTCGTCAAGCAAGTGCGCGACGAGGACGGCAAGGTTTTACGTGAAACAAAACCGAAGTCGCTCGGCGAGGCCGTAACGGAAGAGGAAGCGGCGACGATCACCGATTTGATGTTCGGCTCCGAGCGCGCCACCTGGGGCTACGACGGCAACGGGTTCGCCTCGAAGACCGGCACCGCCGAGCACGCCGAGGGCGCCGCGCCGCACGTCTGGTACGTCGCGTTCGACCCGCAGAAGGACGTCGCGGTGGCCGTTGTGGTGAAAAACGGCGGCAACCTGGGCGAAGGCGCCACCGGCGGCCAGGTCTCCGGACCGATCGGCCGCGCCGTGCTACGCGCCGCACCTGCACCCGTGGAAGGAGATAAGTGA
- a CDS encoding FtsW/RodA/SpoVE family cell cycle protein, whose amino-acid sequence MSRLTARSRELLLLVFATGLLLLMLFGLETSQGRTLSTEMLYIVGGFIGVYAIAHVAIAFLAPHADQVMLPTVALLNAVGLVVIYRIDLAERPGYGPLAERQMLWSLVGVGLMVLTLIVVREHQALSRYSYLLGLLGLILLALPLVWPQPEGTDARIWLWLGPFSIQPGEFSKILLLIFFAQLLAQKRALFTVAGRRFLGFTFPRLRDLAPILMVWAIAILIMAVSNDFGPALLLFATVLGMVYFATGRASWLAIGLALVAIGGYAVYQVSSKIQERVANFIDPFSDFEGIGNQPANALISLSWGGVTGTGLGYGHPELVPVAHSDYILAAIGEELGFVGIAAVLCLFAVFITRGFRTAMQVRDTYGKLLASGLALTLAIQIFVVAGGVSSMLPMTGLTTPFMSAGGSSVMANYILLGLLLRISNSANRPPEYDEATQRREVVGAR is encoded by the coding sequence ATGAGCCGCCTGACCGCGCGCAGCCGTGAGTTGCTGCTGCTTGTCTTCGCCACCGGACTGTTGCTGCTCATGTTGTTCGGGCTGGAGACCAGCCAGGGCCGCACCCTGTCCACCGAGATGCTCTACATCGTCGGCGGGTTTATCGGCGTCTACGCCATCGCGCACGTGGCCATCGCGTTTTTGGCCCCGCATGCGGATCAGGTGATGCTGCCGACCGTCGCGCTGCTCAACGCGGTGGGACTCGTGGTAATTTACCGCATTGATCTGGCCGAACGCCCCGGATATGGGCCCCTGGCGGAGCGGCAGATGCTGTGGTCGCTCGTCGGCGTGGGCCTGATGGTGCTGACGTTGATCGTGGTGCGCGAGCACCAGGCACTGTCGCGGTACTCCTACCTGCTGGGACTTCTGGGCCTGATCCTGCTTGCGCTGCCGCTGGTGTGGCCGCAGCCGGAGGGCACCGACGCCCGCATCTGGCTGTGGCTCGGCCCGTTTTCCATCCAGCCGGGTGAGTTCTCCAAGATCCTGCTGCTCATCTTCTTCGCGCAACTGCTCGCGCAGAAACGCGCACTGTTCACCGTGGCCGGCCGCCGGTTCCTCGGCTTCACCTTCCCGCGCCTGCGCGACCTCGCCCCGATCCTCATGGTGTGGGCGATCGCGATTTTGATCATGGCGGTCTCCAACGACTTCGGCCCTGCCCTCTTGTTGTTCGCCACGGTGCTGGGCATGGTCTATTTCGCCACCGGGCGCGCATCCTGGCTGGCGATCGGTCTGGCGCTGGTGGCCATCGGCGGCTACGCGGTGTACCAGGTCAGCTCAAAAATCCAGGAGCGCGTGGCCAACTTCATCGACCCGTTCTCGGACTTCGAGGGCATCGGAAACCAGCCGGCCAACGCGCTGATCAGCCTGAGCTGGGGCGGCGTGACCGGCACCGGTCTGGGCTACGGGCACCCGGAACTCGTCCCGGTGGCGCACTCCGACTACATCCTGGCCGCCATCGGCGAGGAGCTCGGCTTCGTCGGCATCGCCGCGGTGCTTTGCCTGTTCGCCGTGTTCATCACCCGCGGGTTCCGCACGGCGATGCAGGTGCGCGACACCTACGGCAAGCTGCTCGCCTCCGGCCTCGCACTCACGCTTGCGATCCAGATCTTCGTCGTCGCGGGCGGCGTGTCCTCTATGCTGCCGATGACGGGCCTGACCACGCCGTTCATGTCCGCCGGCGGCTCGTCGGTGATGGCCAACTACATCCTGCTGGGCCTGCTGCTACGCATTTCTAATAGCGCGAACCGCCCGCCGGAGTACGACGAGGCAACCCAGCGACGTGAGGTGGTGGGCGCGCGATGA